GCCGCCGGGCTGATCGGCGCCTACCTGTGCTCGGTGTGCCTGCTGCCCGCCTGGCTGAACGGCATGCGCCTGCGCCCGGCACCACGCCTGCTGGCCATCGCGACCCGGACGATGAGCTGGCACGGTCGCCTGCGCCAGGGGACTGGCACCTACTGGCTGCTGGCGCTGTTCCTGGCGTTCTGCGCCGGCGGCATCTGGCAGCTGCACAGCCAGAACGACCTGCGCCAGTGGCTGGGCAAGGACCCGGCGCTGTTCGCCCAGTCCCAGCGCATCGTCGAACTCACCGGCCAGCAACCCACCAGCCAGTTCTTCCTGGTGCGCGCCCGCGACGAAGCGCAGTTGCTGCAGCGCCAGCAGGCGCTCGGCGCGCGCCTCGACGCCCTGGTCGGCAACGGCCAGCTGCGCAGCTACCTGTCGCTCAACGGGCTGCTCGCCCCAACCGAGCAAGTGCAGGCCACCCGCGCAGCGCTGCGCGTGCTGCCGGCGCACTGGCAACCGCTGCTGGATCTGGGCATTCCCGCCGATGCCTTGCAGGCCGAGCTGCAGCAACTGCTGGAGCAGCCGCAGGCCAACCTGGAGCAGGCCCTCGCCAGCCCACTGGCCGAACCCTGGCGGGCGCTGTGGCTGGGCCGCGACGAGCAGGGCGTGGCCGCCATCGTCAGCCTGCAGGGGCAGACCGCCAGCGCCGTGCTGCAAGGCGCCGCCGATGGCCTGGACGGCGTGCAGCTGGTCGACCGCCTCGGCGAGCTGAACCGTCTGTTCGCCGCCACCCAGGTCAGTGCCGCCGAGCTCAAGCTGGTTTCCTGCCTGGCCATCGTCGTGCTGCTGTGCATTCCATTCGGCCTTGGCGGCGCACTGCGGGTGGTCTGCCTGCCGCTGCTGGCGGCCCTCGCCGCCCTGGCCTGCCTGGGTTGGCTGGGCCAGCCGCTGACCCTGTTCAGCCTGTTCGGCCTGCTGTTGATTACCGCCATCGGCGTCGATTACGCCATCCTGATGCGCGAGAACATCGGCGGCTCGGCGGTCAGCCTGCTCGGCACGCTGCTGTCGGCGGTGTCCAGCTGGCTGTCGTTCGGCCTGTTGCTGATCAGCCAGACGCCGGCCATCGCCAATTTCGGCCTGGCCATCAGCCTGGGCCTGATGTTCTGCTTCCTGCTCTCGCCCTGGGCGGCGCCGCGCCAGAGCGCGGAGGCCCACCCATGAGCGTGATCGGTTTCTGGCTGCTGGCGCTGGCGCTCTTTGCCCTGGTCGGCATACTTGGCGGCCGTCTGCTGATTCCCATCGTCGGCCAGTTGCTAGTCGCCAGCCTGGCGATTCCCGCCCTGCTGCTCGGCTGGGCGGAGCCCTACCTGCAGCTCACGGCCGCTGACCTGCTGGCGCCGGCCTGGGTCGAGCCGGCCTATGGGCTGAGTTTCGCCCTGCTGCTGGGTTACATCCTCAGCGACGTGATCGATCTGGAGCTGAGCCCGGCGTGCCTGAAGATCGCCCTGCCGAGCTTCCTGATCCCGCTGCTGGCCGGCCTGGCCTGCGCCCTGTGGGTATTGCCAGGCGACTACGGCTGGCTGAGCGCCGTGGGCATCGGCCTGCTGTTCTCGATCACCGCGATTCCGGTGCTCTACCTGTTCCTGCAGAGCATCGACTACCCGCCAGTGGCAACCAAACGCCTGCTGCACGCGGCGATCCTCATGGACTTCATGTGCTGGAGCCTGTTCGGCCTGGCCCAGGGCAGCAGCCACCCGGCCAGCCTGCTGTGGCCGCTGCTGGCCGCCACCCTGCCGCTGATGTTCAGTCTGCTCAGGCTGCGCCACCCGCTGCTCTACAGCCTGCCGTTCTTCGCCCTGATGGTGCTGCTGCACAGCCTCGCACTCAACGCCCTGGTGTTCGGCATCGCCTACATGCTGTGCCTGGCGGCGATTCGCATGCCGTTCCAGCTGCCCTTGCCGCAGCGCCAGTGGAAGCTGTTGATGAATGGCCTGGCGGTGCCGCTGATCCTCACCTGCGGCGTGCTGCGCGTGGATTTCCATGGCATCGGCGCGGCCGACTCCTGGTTCGCCGTCGGCGTGCTGCTGGTGGTGCCGGTGCTCAGCAAGGTGCTCGGCAGCTGGCTGGGCCTGCACTGGGCCGAGCCGCAGGCGTCGGCGCGAATCAAGTGGCAGGAAAGCCTGCTGCTGAACATCCGCGGGCTGACCGAAATCGTTTTCCTCAATTTGCTCCTGCACCTGCAGCTGATCGACGCCATGCTGTACTTCGGTCTGCTGCTGATGAGCCTGTTCTCCACCCTGCTGCCCGCCGTGATGGGTCGGCGCGCTTACCCGAGCGAGGCGAAAAGCCGTTATGAAATCTCCTGAAGTCCAACAGCATCAGATCGTCGTAGCCGGTGCCGGCCCGGCCGGCGCCATTGCCGCCGCCATCCTCAAGCGCAAGGGCCACGAGGTGCTGATCCTCGAGCGCCAGCGCTTCCCGCGCTTCTCCATCGGCGAGAGCCTGCTGTCGCACTGCCTGGACTTCGTCGAGGAAGCCGGGATGATCGACGCGGTGCGCGCCGCGGGCTTCCAGACCAAGCACGGCGCTGCCTTCGCCTGGGGTGACCGTTACACCGACTTCGACTTTCGCGAGACGTTCACAGAGAGCTTTGGCTCGACCTATCAGGTGCAGCGCGCCGATTTCGACAAGGTGCTGGCCGACGACGCCGAGCGCCAGGGGGTGACCATCCGCTACGAAGAGGAAATCGTCGCCGTGGACTTCAGCGGCGAGCAGCCGCTGCTGTCGGTACGTCGCCTTAGCGACGGCCACGAGTACCAGGTGCGCTGCACCTTCGTCCTCGACGCCAGCGGCTACGGCCGCCTGCTACCGCGCCTGCTGGACCTGGAGCTGCCGTCCAACCTGCCGATGCGCAAGGCGCTGTTCACCCATATCGAAGACCGCATCGACCATCCGGGCTTCGATCGCGAGAAGATCCTCATCACCACCCACGCCAGCCTGCGTGACCTGTGGTTCTGGACCATTCCGTTCAGCAACGGCCGCTGCTCCCTGGGCGTGGTCGGCCTGGCCGAGCGCTTCGACGGTTACCCCGAGGACATGGACGCCGCCCTCAAGCAGTTCGTCGCCGAAACCCCGAGCCTGGCCAAGGTGCTTGGCAATGCCGTGTGGGACACCCCGGTGCGCGAGATCAAGGGTTACTCGGCCAGCGTCAAGGCGCTGCACGGCAAGGGCTTCGCCCTGCTGGGCAACGCTGCCGAGTTCCTCGACCCGGTGTTCAGCTCCGGCGTGACCATCGCCATGCGCTCGGCGAGCATGGCCGCCAACCTGCTGCACCGCCAGCTGAGCGGCGAGAGCGTGGACTGGGAGCAGGACTTCGCCATCCCGCTCAAGCGCGGCGTCGACACCTTCCGCGTGTACGTCGAAGGCTGGTACGGCGGCAGCTTCCAGGACGTCATCTACTACCCCAAGGCCTCCCCCGAGATCCGCGCCATGATCAGCTCGATTCTCGCCGGCTACGCCTGGGATCAGCGCAACCCCTATGTGGCCGAGCCCAAGCGTCGCCTGCGGGTGCTCGCCGAGTTGTGCGCCAGTGCCTGAGGAGATTGCGATGGATCGCGCCGCGACCACCTACGTCGAGGAAACCGGCTTCGGTTTCTGGTTCCTGCGTAGCCATGTGTGGCAGCACCATGTGCTGCGCGTGGCCATCGATGACCTGCGCGGGCTGATCGACGGCCCGCTACCGGCCGCGCCGGTGCTGCTGGATGCCGGCTGCGGCCAGGGCAAGTCGTTCGGCCTGCTGCAGCGCGCCTTCGCGCCGGCCCGCATCATCGGCCTGGACGCCGACCCGCACAGCCTCGAGTGCTCCGGCGCCGAAGCCCAGCGCCTGGGCCTCGACGTACAGCTGATCGCCAGCGACTGCGCGGCCATCGGGTTGCCCGATGCCAGCGTGGACATGCTGTTCTGCCACCAGACCTTCCACCACCTGGTCGAACAGGCGCAGGCACTGGCCGAGTTCTGGCGCGTGCTCAAGCCCGGCGGCCTGCTGTTGTTCGCCGAGTCGACCAAGTACTACATCGACACCTGGGTGATCCGCTGGCTGTTCCGCCACCCGATGGAGGTGCAGAAGACCGCCGGCGAATACCTGGCCATGCTGCGCCAGCAGGGTTTCGAATTCAGCGAGCGCAACGTCTCCTACCCCTACCTGTGGTGGAGCCGCTCGGAGGATTTCGGCCTGCTGGAACGCTGGGGCATCCGCAAGCCCAGGCCGTTCGGCCAGCGCAACGAAACCCTGGTCAACGCCGCGGTGCGCAAACCGCTGGAGCCTGCATGAAACGCCTGCTGCCCCTCGCCTGCTTCCTGTTGCTGAGCGCCTGTGCTGCGCGCACACCGCTGCCCGCTGCCGCGCCGCAACTGACGCAGCCGCTGCCGATGGCGCTGCAGGTCAGTACCGCCGACGGCCAGGACTGGCTGCTGGTGATCCAGGCCGAGGGCACCGCATTGCGCTGGTCGTTGTTCGACCCGCTCGGCGTACCGCTGGCCCGGCAATCGCTGGCCGATGGCGCCTGGCACAATGACGGCCTGCTGCCGCCCAATGCCCCCGCCCGCGAGCTGTTCGCCGCCCTGCTGTTCGCCCTCATCCCGGATGATCAGCTGGCCGCCAGCTACGCCGGCAAGCAGTGGCGCCTGGGCGCCGAGGGCCGCCAGCTGGCCCCGGACTGGCGCATCCGTTACGGTGCCGGGCGGGCCATCGAACTGAGTAACGCCACGCAGCAGTACCGCGTGCGCCCGCTGGAGACGCAACCATGATCGCTCGACTCGACGCCCTCGGCGTGGTCTGCGCCCTGGGTCAGGGCAAGCAGGCGGTGGCCGACGCGCTGTTCGCCGGCGACACCAGCGGCATGCGCCGCCAGGCGGGCTGGATCCCCGAGCGCAGCGTGACGGTCGGTGCGGTGGATGCGCCGCTGCCCGCGATGCCCGCCGGCTTCGAGCACCTCGCCAGTCGCAACAATCGCCTGCTGCTGGCCGCCGCCCTGGAGATCGAGGACCACATCCAGGCGGCCATCACCCAATACGGCCCCAGCCGCATCGCCGTGGTGCTCGGCACCAGCACCTCGGGCATCGCCGAAGCCGGCGAGCATATCGCCGAGTATGTGCACAGCGGCGAGCTGCCGGATGCTTACCGCTACAATCGCCAGGAAATCGCTGCACCCGCGAGCTTTCTCGCCGACTGGCTGGGCCTGAGCGGCCCGGCCTATTGCCAGTCCACGGCCTGCACCTCCAGCGGCCGCGCCCTGCTCGCCGCCCAGCGTCTGCTGCGCATGGGCCTGTGCGATGCGGTGCTGTGTGGCGGCGTGGACAGCCTGTGCAAGCTGACCCTGAACGGCTTCGCCAGCCTGGAGGCGGTGTCCGACGAGCGCTGCAACCCGTTCTCGGCCAACCGCCACGGCATCAATATCGGCGAGGCCGCCGCACTGTTTCTGATGACCCGCGCCGAACAGGGCCCCGGCATCGGCCTGCTCGGCGGTGGCGCCACCTCCGACGCCCACCATATTTCCGCGCCGCACCCCGAAGGCCTCGGCGCCCAGCAGGCGATGCGCAAGGCGCTGAGCGCGGCGGGCCTGACCGCCGAGCAGATCGGCTACCTCAACCTGCACGGCACTGCCACCACCCATAACGACGCCATGGAAAGCCTGGCCGTACAGGCGCTGTTCCCGGCCGGCGTAGCCTGTTCGTCGAGCAAGGCGTTGACCGGCCATACCCTGGGCGCCGCCGGGGCGCTGGAAGCCGCGTTCTGCTGGCTGACCCTGAGCCATTACAACACCGCCAACCGCCTGCCCCCTCACGTCTGGGACGGCGTGGCCGATACGCAACTGCCACGCCTGGCGCTCGTCGACGCGCCCGGTACGCTGCCAGCGGCTGGCCGCCGCTACCTGATGAGCAACTCGTTCGCCTTTGGCGGCAACAATATTTCCTTGATTCTAGGAGACCTGCCGTGAGTGTCTGGCCCGTCGCCGAGCTGGTGCCCCACGCTGGCGACATGATTTTGATCGACGAGGTGCTGGCTTTCGGCGCCGACCATATCGACACCCGCCTGGTGGTGCGCCCGGGTGGCCTGTTCAGCCAGACCGACGGCAGCCTGCCGGCCGCCGTGGGCATCGAGCTGATGGCCCAGAGCGTGGCCGCCTTCGCCGGTTGCCATGCCCGTGAACAAGGCCTGCCGGTGGAGCTGGGCTTCCTGCTCGGCACCCGCAACTTTACCTGCAACGTGGACCGCTTTCCGGCTGGCAGCACGCTGCTGATCCACGCCAATCGCTCGCTGCAGGACGACAACGGCATGTGCGTGTTCGAATGCCGCCTCGAAGGCCCGGGCATCCTGGTCGAGGCGCGGCTCAACGTGTTCCAGCCCCGCGACGTGTCCACCTATATCCAAGAACCCCCGTTTCAGGAGCCGTCTTAATGAGCGAGACCATTCTGGTCACCGGATCGAGCCGCGGTATCGGCCGCGCCATTGCCCTGCGCCTGGCACGCGCCGGTTTCGACCTGGTGCTGCACTGCCGCTCGCGCCGTGACGAGGCCGAGGCGGTACAGCGCGAGATCGAGGCCCTGGGCCAGCGCGCGCGCATCCTGCAGTTCGACGTGGCCGACCGGCAAACCTGCCGCAACGCCCTGGAAGCCGACGTGGAAAGCCACGGCGCCTACTACGGCGTGGTGTGCAACGCCGGGCTGACCCGCGACGGCGCCTTCCCGGCGCTCGGCGAGGAGGACTGGGATGTGGTGCTGCGCACAAATCTGGATGGTTTCTACAACGTGCTGCATCCGCTGACGATGCCGATGGTGCGTCGCCGCAAGCCAGGGCGTATCGTCTGCATCACCTCGGTTTCCGGGCTGATCGGCAACCGTGGGCAGGTCAACTACAGTGCCTCCAAGGCCGGCATCATCGGCGCCGCCAAGGCCCTGGCAATCGAGCTGGGCAAACGCAAGATCACCGTCAACTGCGTGGCTCCGGGGCTGATCGATACCGAGATTCTCGACGAGCACGTGCCGCTCGAGGATATCCTCAAGATGGTCCCGGCCGCGCGCATGGGCACCCCGGAAGAAGTGGCCGGCGCGGTGAATTTCCTGATGTCCGACGAGGCGGCCTACATCACCCGCCAGGTGATCGCCGTCAATGGCGGTCTGTGTTGAAAGAGAGCGAAGTGGCATGAAACGCGTAGTCGTAACCGGCATGGCCGGCATCACATCCCTGGGCGACAGCTGGGACAGCATCGCGGCGAATTTCCGCGCCAACCGCAGCGGCATTCGCGTGATGCACGAATGGGATCGCTTCACCGAGTTGAACACCCGCCTGGGTGGCCCGGTCGACGATTTCGTCGTGCCCGCCCGCTGGACCCGCAAGCAGCTGCGCAGCATGGGCCGCGTGTCGCGCCTGTCGGTGTATGCCGCCGAGCGCGCCCTGGCCGATGCCGGCCTGCTCGATGACGAAAGCATCAAGGACGGGCGCATGGGCGTGGCCTGCGGCTCGTCCACCGGCAGCACCGAGGAGATCAAGGCGTTCGGCAACATGCTGCTCAACTCGGTGGCCGACGGTCTCAACGCCAACTCCTACATCCGCATGATGCCGCACACCACGGCGGCCAATATCAGCATCTTCTTCGGCCTCACCGGCCGGCTGATCCCCACGTCCAGCGCCTGCACCAGCGGCAGCCAGGGCATCGGCTACGCCTACGAGGCGATCAAGTTCGGCCGCCTGCCGCTGATGCTTGCCGGCGGCGCCGAAGAGCTGTGCCCGACCGAAGCCATGGTCTTCGACGCCCTGTACGCCACCAGCCTGAAGAATGACGCGCCGCACACCAGCCCGCGCCCCTACGACAGCGGCCGCGACGGCCTGGTGATCGGCGAAGGTGCCGGCATGCTGGTGCTCGAAGAACTCGAACACGCCCTGGCCCGTGGTGCCAGCATCCACGCCGAGATCGTCGGCTTCGGCTGTAACGCCGACGGCCAGCACGCCACCAAGCCGGTGCAGGCCACCATGCGTCGCGCCATGCAGCTGGCCCTGGAAGATGCCGCGCTGGCCCCCGAGGCCATCGGCTACGTCAACGGCCACGGCACCGCCACCGAACAGGGCGACGTCGCCGAAACCCAGGCCACCAGCAGCCTGTTCGGCCCGCGCATGCCGATCAGCTCGCAGAAGAGCTACTTCGGCCACACCCTGGGCGCCTGCGGCGCCCTGGAATCCTGGTTCAGCATCGAGATGCTCAACCGCGACAGCTACGTGCACACCCTGAACCTGGATCACATCGACCCGGCTTGCGGCGAGCTGGACTACCTGCGCGGCGAATTCCGCGAAATGAGCAACGACTACGTGATGAACAACAATTTCGCCTTTGGCGGGGTCAACACCTCGCTGATCTTCCGCCGCTGGCGCTGACCCCCAGGACAAGGACCAAGGATGATGGCTCGCTTCAATTGCTTCGCCCTGCTTGCCGTACTGCTGCTGGGTATTACCGCCTGCGGCTCGAAACCCGTGATGAACATCAACAGCAGCGCACCGCCTGCCGTGGTGAAAGGAGAGGACGACATGCGCCGGGCGATCCTCACCGCACTCCAGCGTCGCCAGTGGACGGTGGAACGTGCCGATCGCGGGCAGATCATGGCGCAGTACACCCGCCGCGGGCACCAGGCTGACATCACCATTCCCTACACGGCGTCGACCTACGCGATCCAGTACCGCGACAGCCACAATCTCGACTATCACGACGGCACCATTCACCGCGCCTACAACAAGTGGGTGCGCAAGCTCGACCGCACCATCCAGCAGGAACTGCGCCGCCCTTCCCTTCCCACGCCCCAGTGACATCCCAGGAGAAACCCGATGAACGCGAAACGCTTGACCGCCGCTGCTCTGCTCACCGCTGCCCTGCTGCCCGCCGTCAGCCAGGCCCGTGACACCGCCCATTTCCTGGACTTCCAGTCGGTGGTCAACGAAGCCACCCAGGCCGGCCGCCTGGACGGCTCGGTGAAGTTCTACCTGAACAAGACCCCGGCCGGCGCCAAGATCATCAACGCCAACGTCACCACCAGCCAGAAGACCAACGCCTTCAACAAGAGCGACGAGGAAGCCTGCCGCTGGGTGCTGCAATCGGCGCTGATCAAGCTGCAGAACTCGGCCAAGGCCGCCGGCGCCAACGCCGTGGTCGATCTGGCCAGCAACTACAAGAACAAGGAATACCGCGACAACAGCAAGTTCGAATGCCACGCCGGCGCCATCATGGCCGGCGTCGCGCTGAAGGGTAAGTACGCGAGCGTCAAGTAAGCCCGTGATGCGCTGCAAGCACAGCCTTGCGGCGCGTCGGCTCAGAAGATGAAGGGCACGAACATGCGGCTGCGCGCCATGTAGTCGCGGTAGGCGTCGCCGAAATAGGCCAGCGACTCGCGCTCCTCGCAGCGCGCGGCGAGCCACAGCAGCACGCTGGCCGCCACGGCCAGCAGCATGAGCAGCGTGCCCGGTTGCTTCCAGGCGATGCCCCAGGCCAGCAGCAGCAGCGAGCAGTACATCGGGTGACGGATGTAGGCGAAGATGCCACTGGTGACCAACTGCGAAGTACGCTCGAAGGCGAACAGCTCGTCGTCCTGGCGGCGCTGGTCGGCCCGCCCGAAGCGGCGCATCTGGTAGACGCCGGCGAACAGCACCGCCAGCGAAGTGGTCAGCAACACCCAGGAAACCTGCTGATGCAGGGCGGCGCGGTCCTCGAACCAGAACGGCGCGTTGAGCACCAGCATCACCAGCATCACTTCCCAGGCGAAGTAGCGGTAGAAGCCGTGGCTGCGCGGGTTGCCCAGCGAGCGCCAGGAGACCAGGGTCAGGGCGATGCTCAGCCCCACGAAAACCACCAATTGCCAACCGCCCACTCGCTTGCTCCCTGAGACCCTCTGTTACACTGCTGCGCTCGCACGCCAGACGCCCGCCATGGATCGCACCCAACTGCACTCACTGCTGCCGCACCAGGGCCAGGCCCTCTGGCTGGATGCCCTGCTCGACCACGATGCCACCGGCATCCGCGGCCTGAGCGAATGGCGGCATCTGCAGAACCTGGGCGAGAACGCCTCGCCGTGCCTGTTGTTCGAGGCCGCTGCCCAATTGTGCGCTGCGCATGGTGCCTTATACGGCAACGACAGCGCCATCGAAATGGCCCTGGTCGGCAAACTCTCCCAGCTGCAGCTGCACTATCACCCCACGCAGCGCGAAGGCGTCCTGCTGGTCAGCGCGACCCAGGAAGCCCTGAGCCCGGCCGGCGCCCTTTACGGCTTCAACGTGCAGGAAGGCGAGCGCCTGCTGCTGGACGGCAAACTGCTGCTGGTGCTCGTCCGTGCTTGAACTCAGCCGCATCGCCTATCGCTACCCCGGTGCAGCGCAACCGGCGCTGCACGGCATCGACCTGCAGCTTCAGGCCGGCCAATGCCTGGGGCTCTTGGGCAGCAATGGCGCCGGCAAGACCACCCTGCTGTCGCTGCTCAGCGGCGTACTGCAGCCCCTGGATGGGCGGATTCTCTGGCGGGGCGAGCGACGCCTGGGCCTGGTGCCCCAGCAACTGGCCTTCTACGCCGGGCTGAAGGTGAGGGAAAATCTCGCGCTGTTCGCCGATCTCTACGGGCTGCGCGGTGCCGAGCGTCACCAGCGCCTGGAGCACTGCATCGCCGGCACGTCCCTGGCGGACAAGCTCGGACGCCGCGCAGAGCGCCTGTCTGGTGGCGAGCAGCGACGTCTGAACTTCGCCATCGGCCTGCTGCAACCGGCCGAGCTGTATCTGTTCGACGAGGCCACCGTGGGCGTCGATGCCGCCAGCCGGCAGTTGCTGCTCGACGCCGTGCAGCAGCTGACCGCCGACGGCAAGGCGGTGATCTACACCAGCCATTATCTGGATGAAGTGGAAAAGGTCGCCGACCGCATCCTGCTGCTGCACGAAGGCCGTGTGCAGCTGGACGTCGACAAGCATCAATTGCTCGGCGATCAGCCCGGCCTGTTTCTGGAGTGGCCCGAGCACGCCCCCGATGCGCTGCCATCATTGCTCACCGAGCTTGGCATCAACGCCGAACACACGCCCAACGGCGTGCGCATCGCCGCGCTGGACGTCGAACAGCTGCTGGCGATCACCCGTTTCATCGCCGCACAGCCCCAAGCCCCCAGCCTGCTGCGCTTCGGTCGGCCGTCCCTGGAGCAGCTGTACCTGCGCCTCAACGGAGGCCGGCTATGAGGCTGCGCGCCCTGGTTCGCAAGGAAATCCTCCTGCTGCTGCGCGACCCTCACGCCCTGGCCGTGCTGTTCCTCATGCCGACGCTGTTTCTGGTGATCATGGCCGGCGCCATGTCCAGCTACCTGCAGGATCGCCTGCCGCCGCTGCAGCTGGTGCTGCAAACCCCGCAGCCCAGCGAGTCGAGCCGTTTCTTTCACGATGCCCTGCAGGCGCAGTTGCCCGACAGCCAGCTGCTGGCCGATGGGCCGGCGCAGATGGCGCGCATCAGCCTGCCGGCGGACTTCGAAGAGAAGCTGCTGGATACGCCCCATCAGGGCCCGACCCTGAGTTTCCCCGCCCAGTTCGACCGCCTCTCGCGCCAGCGCCTGCACGCTGCGGTAACCATCGCCCTGGCGCAGACCCGGCTGCTCGCCTACCTGCAGGACAGCGGCGCGCTGGAAGAAGGACTCAGCCATGCTGAGCAGCTCGAGCTGATTCAGCAGCGCACCGAAAGCCGCATCGACGAGCAGGCGCGCCTGGCCAGCGGCGACCTCAGCGCCCAGGCCAACGCCACGCAGATGAGCGTGCCGGCCTGGCTGATCTTCGGCATGTTCTTCGTGATGCTGCCAATGGCCGGCAGCTTCCAGCGCGAGCAGCAGAGCGGCGCGCTGCTGCGCTTCCGCTGCCTGGGCCTGGGGCTCGGCACCCTGGCGGCGAGCAAGGTGCTGCCGTACCTGGCCATCAACCTGGTGCAGTTCGTGGTGCTGCTGACGATCGGCGTGCACGGCCTGCCGCTGGCGGGCCTGCCGGCGCTGGAGCTCAACGGCAGCCAGCTCGCCTACGCCGTGCTGGCCATCAGCATCGCCCTGACCACCACCAGCCTGGGCCTGTTGCTGGCCGCCATGGCGCGCAGTAGTGAACAAGCCCTATTGCTTGGCGGCGGGATCAATATCATCCTCGCAGCCATCGGCGGCATCATGGTGCCCAAGAGCGTGATGCCCGAGGCCATGCGTCAGCTCGCGGAGCTATCACCGATGAGCTGGGCACTGGACGCCTTCCTTACCCTGCTGGTGGGCCACGGCTCACTGAACGACGTAGCCCCCTGGTGCGCGCGCCTGCTGCTGTTCGCAGCGGTGGCCGGCGCCAGCGGCTTGTTCCTGTTCCACAAACGAGTACAGCAAACGCAATGGACCACACACTACTAGAAGAAAAGCTCAAGCAGTTGCTGATTCGCGAGTGCGACAAGGAAGACGACATCGACTGGCAAAGCATCGGAGACGACGAACCGCTGTTCGGCCAGCAGAGCCGTATCCAGATGGATAGCCTGGACGCCC
Above is a genomic segment from Pseudomonas argentinensis containing:
- a CDS encoding sodium:proton antiporter, coding for MSVIGFWLLALALFALVGILGGRLLIPIVGQLLVASLAIPALLLGWAEPYLQLTAADLLAPAWVEPAYGLSFALLLGYILSDVIDLELSPACLKIALPSFLIPLLAGLACALWVLPGDYGWLSAVGIGLLFSITAIPVLYLFLQSIDYPPVATKRLLHAAILMDFMCWSLFGLAQGSSHPASLLWPLLAATLPLMFSLLRLRHPLLYSLPFFALMVLLHSLALNALVFGIAYMLCLAAIRMPFQLPLPQRQWKLLMNGLAVPLILTCGVLRVDFHGIGAADSWFAVGVLLVVPVLSKVLGSWLGLHWAEPQASARIKWQESLLLNIRGLTEIVFLNLLLHLQLIDAMLYFGLLLMSLFSTLLPAVMGRRAYPSEAKSRYEIS
- a CDS encoding DUF3261 domain-containing protein is translated as MKRLLPLACFLLLSACAARTPLPAAAPQLTQPLPMALQVSTADGQDWLLVIQAEGTALRWSLFDPLGVPLARQSLADGAWHNDGLLPPNAPARELFAALLFALIPDDQLAASYAGKQWRLGAEGRQLAPDWRIRYGAGRAIELSNATQQYRVRPLETQP
- a CDS encoding beta-ketoacyl-[acyl-carrier-protein] synthase family protein translates to MIARLDALGVVCALGQGKQAVADALFAGDTSGMRRQAGWIPERSVTVGAVDAPLPAMPAGFEHLASRNNRLLLAAALEIEDHIQAAITQYGPSRIAVVLGTSTSGIAEAGEHIAEYVHSGELPDAYRYNRQEIAAPASFLADWLGLSGPAYCQSTACTSSGRALLAAQRLLRMGLCDAVLCGGVDSLCKLTLNGFASLEAVSDERCNPFSANRHGINIGEAAALFLMTRAEQGPGIGLLGGGATSDAHHISAPHPEGLGAQQAMRKALSAAGLTAEQIGYLNLHGTATTHNDAMESLAVQALFPAGVACSSSKALTGHTLGAAGALEAAFCWLTLSHYNTANRLPPHVWDGVADTQLPRLALVDAPGTLPAAGRRYLMSNSFAFGGNNISLILGDLP
- a CDS encoding class I SAM-dependent methyltransferase, translating into MDRAATTYVEETGFGFWFLRSHVWQHHVLRVAIDDLRGLIDGPLPAAPVLLDAGCGQGKSFGLLQRAFAPARIIGLDADPHSLECSGAEAQRLGLDVQLIASDCAAIGLPDASVDMLFCHQTFHHLVEQAQALAEFWRVLKPGGLLLFAESTKYYIDTWVIRWLFRHPMEVQKTAGEYLAMLRQQGFEFSERNVSYPYLWWSRSEDFGLLERWGIRKPRPFGQRNETLVNAAVRKPLEPA
- a CDS encoding hotdog family protein, whose product is MILIDEVLAFGADHIDTRLVVRPGGLFSQTDGSLPAAVGIELMAQSVAAFAGCHAREQGLPVELGFLLGTRNFTCNVDRFPAGSTLLIHANRSLQDDNGMCVFECRLEGPGILVEARLNVFQPRDVSTYIQEPPFQEPS
- a CDS encoding NAD(P)/FAD-dependent oxidoreductase, producing MKSPEVQQHQIVVAGAGPAGAIAAAILKRKGHEVLILERQRFPRFSIGESLLSHCLDFVEEAGMIDAVRAAGFQTKHGAAFAWGDRYTDFDFRETFTESFGSTYQVQRADFDKVLADDAERQGVTIRYEEEIVAVDFSGEQPLLSVRRLSDGHEYQVRCTFVLDASGYGRLLPRLLDLELPSNLPMRKALFTHIEDRIDHPGFDREKILITTHASLRDLWFWTIPFSNGRCSLGVVGLAERFDGYPEDMDAALKQFVAETPSLAKVLGNAVWDTPVREIKGYSASVKALHGKGFALLGNAAEFLDPVFSSGVTIAMRSASMAANLLHRQLSGESVDWEQDFAIPLKRGVDTFRVYVEGWYGGSFQDVIYYPKASPEIRAMISSILAGYAWDQRNPYVAEPKRRLRVLAELCASA
- a CDS encoding MMPL family transporter encodes the protein MRPEQTGLIERRLPRLFAVLLLALLALTAWQWRNGPPVAASILALLPSGAGDARLQQAEARMQEPIQHDLLVLVGHPQRERAVALAGELGRQWQASGHFGQVRWQLDSDLDALRQHLRESRLNLLPAADRQLLIEQPEAFVEQRAAALFDPFASFSLLPPEQDWFGLGARAQQALNFGGRVQPDLASGTLLVGEPDMSWAVLHLRSRGDAFDMQAPLVIAQGIGAARQRVEADGGQLLATGGALYAAAGQNKAISEMTLIGGAASLGTLLLLLIGFRRPRVLLSLLPIGVALVAGCAACVLIFGQINALTLVLGASLIGVAADYPLHYLSKSWGHAEWRSWSALRSTLPGLSLSLGTNLIGYLALAFTPFPALTQIAAFSAAGLIGAYLCSVCLLPAWLNGMRLRPAPRLLAIATRTMSWHGRLRQGTGTYWLLALFLAFCAGGIWQLHSQNDLRQWLGKDPALFAQSQRIVELTGQQPTSQFFLVRARDEAQLLQRQQALGARLDALVGNGQLRSYLSLNGLLAPTEQVQATRAALRVLPAHWQPLLDLGIPADALQAELQQLLEQPQANLEQALASPLAEPWRALWLGRDEQGVAAIVSLQGQTASAVLQGAADGLDGVQLVDRLGELNRLFAATQVSAAELKLVSCLAIVVLLCIPFGLGGALRVVCLPLLAALAALACLGWLGQPLTLFSLFGLLLITAIGVDYAILMRENIGGSAVSLLGTLLSAVSSWLSFGLLLISQTPAIANFGLAISLGLMFCFLLSPWAAPRQSAEAHP
- the fabG gene encoding 3-oxoacyl-ACP reductase FabG gives rise to the protein MSETILVTGSSRGIGRAIALRLARAGFDLVLHCRSRRDEAEAVQREIEALGQRARILQFDVADRQTCRNALEADVESHGAYYGVVCNAGLTRDGAFPALGEEDWDVVLRTNLDGFYNVLHPLTMPMVRRRKPGRIVCITSVSGLIGNRGQVNYSASKAGIIGAAKALAIELGKRKITVNCVAPGLIDTEILDEHVPLEDILKMVPAARMGTPEEVAGAVNFLMSDEAAYITRQVIAVNGGLC